AAATACATCGCTTCTTATCTGGGTATGGCACTCGAAACCTTAAGCAGAGTCAGAGCCGGAAAATTATAATGTGTACTGCTCCTCTTCAATAGCTAACTATTAAAAATGCCGTATCTATTATTTGACCGGCGTCAAATATTTATCTAATGCCATAAGATACCTTTAACCGTAATAAACCGGTTACAAGATGGCAATACATTCTACTTCAGTAAAGAAAGAAAGTTATTATTTTTCTGTAGACGCAAAGTATCTGTTTGCTTTGCTAATGCCTGCTTTGGCGTTGATTTCAGTCAGCCTGCACGGAGCCTGGACATTTACGGCATTCCTATTCACATTCGGCATAGTTCCTTTTGTCGAAATGCTGTACAATGGCACTTCAGAGAACCTTAGCACCGAAGAAGAGCAGAGTGCCTTGAAGAATTTCTATTTCGACATGCTGGTTTACCTGAATATACCCTTGCAATTTCTTTTACTGGTGCTGTTTTTTAACAGATTAAGCAATCCGGAGACAACAACCCTGGAAATGATTGGCATGACCTTAAGCGTGGGCATCATGTGCGCCATTATCGGAACAAATGTTGGCCACGAACTGGCACATCGTCCTAAAAAATTTGAAATCATCTTAGGCAAAATGCTATTTGCCACCACTTTAAATATGCACTTTGCCGTTTATCACAATAAATGGCATCACAGGTATGTGGCGACTCCTTTAGATCCTGCAACGGCGAAGAAAGGGGAATCGTTGTACGCCTTTTTCACAAGATCTATTCCAGGCACTTATATCCTTTCCTGGAAGATGGAATATAAGCGCTTAAAGAAAGCAGGAGAAGGTTGGTTTTCCATGCATAATCTAATGTTGCGTGGTCAGCTTATCCAATTGATGATGTTATTGCTCATTTACCTTATCTGGGGAAAGTTTGCCCTGCTCGGATTCCTGGGAAGTTCTTTCTTGGGGATTTTAATCTATGAGGCCGGCAACTATATCGAGCATTACGGTATGGAAAGAAAGGAAGTGAAAGACGGCGTATATGAACGTTGTATGCCCTGTCATTCCTGGAACTCCAATCACGTTTTGGGCAGGATAATGCTGTATGAACTTTCGAGGCACAGTGACCATCATTACTTAGCCAGTCGTAAATTTCAAATATTAAGGCATTTTGAGGAAAGCCCTCAGTTGCCGGCAGGATATCCCGGAGCTATATTAATGGCGGCAATTCCTTCTCTTTGGTATAAGAAAATACATCCTCTTCTGGAGCTGAATAAAAGAAATTAAAACAATACGATTGAACCCGGAATAAATGAAAACTAAGGATGGAAAATACAGAATACAGAAAAGCAAATTAATATTTATTTCATTAATTCTTCTTACTACAGCCATTGCATGCAAAAAGGAAAATCCGGAATTTACAGGCTGCGGAGAAGGGAGCGGTGTAACAGATGTGCACCTGATGGAGAAAACCTATAAAGAAAACATGATTTTCAAAGCCGGATCTGATGGTTATCATACCTATCGTATTCCGTCCATCATCAAAACTAATTCGGGTACCCTTATCGCTTTTTGTGAAGGCAGGAAAAACAACAGCGAAGACTATGGCGATATTGACTTGGTGGCTAAGCGGTCAACAGATAATGGTATGACATGGAGCTCCCTGATCGTTATCTGGGATGACGGCAACTCAACTTGCGGAAATCCGACTCCTGTTGTGGATTACAATACCGGCACGATTTGGTTGTTTATGTCCTGGAACAGTGGCGTTAAAAATCAGAATGGCAACAACGGATTCTCTAAAATAGACACCTATGGTGACCGCAGGTTATTTTCAATAACAAGCACAGACGACGGAATCACCTGGACTGACCTAACTGATCGAACACTTGATTTGACCCCGGTTACATATACATGGGACGCCGTTGGACCCGGCAACGGAATACAGCTGACACAAGGCCCATATAAAGGCAGATTAATGATTCCGGCATGCGGAAGAACAATTTACAGTGATGACCACGGCACCAGTTGGCAGTATAAACTCATCAACGAAGGCACCTGTGAAGGATGCATTGTCGAATTATGTGACGAAACGCTCATGAGGAATGACCGTTCTGCTGGTTTATACAGAGACCAAAAAAGCCGTTTAGTTTCCATAAGTAAGGACTTTGGCATAACATGGTCACCTTGGGAAATACAGTCAAAACTGCCGGACCCTATCTGCCAAGCCAGCATTATCCGATATGATGAATCTTACCCTACCCGCTTAGTCTTTATTAACCCCAATACGTCCGGTCCGTTAAGGATAAACATGACCGTTCAAATCAGTTATGATAACGGAAATACATGGCCGGTAAAACGCTTGCTACAGTCCTGGATCGGAGGATATTCCTGTTTATGCAAAACACAAGATAACAACATTGCTTCCTTGCAGGAATATGGCGGACTTGACGCTCATTTAGGAACCACGGTATCTATCGTATACAGAGGGTTTAATCTATCCTGGATTATAAACGGCAAACCAGAACCCGTATTGTAACGACCAATACCATTGCCTATTCGATTAATATTGTGAAGAATGACTGAACGAAAAAAAACAACTATACTGGATTTTTTAAAATCATCTACTCACAAAAGTAAAGGCATGACTTCCAACGTATGTTTTGTGTCTGTAAATTCTACCGAACCCTGACCAGTGTCTAAGTCAATAATTCATATCTCTTATTAGAGATTATTTCCCAAAACCGACCTTAATGTCATACTGAGAACACAAATATATAATCATCCCGCATATTCGATAAAATTTATCTATTAATGACAATATCAGATTTACACCACCTTTTTCCACCTCAAGGAGGGAGATTCGGACAGTACAATATCTCTGAAATCTTTATCTTTATTACAAGATAAGACACGACGAAAACCGACCCAAAAACAGCAGCCTATATCCGGCAATCCGCCAGGCAGACGTTCAACGAAGCCTGGAAATTCCTGGATAAGAAAAGACTCAACCAGACAGAAAAAGCGACGATGGTGAACCTCGTGCATGCTTCCTTTTATTTATGGCAGCAGGTGCCTGCCTGCAACGCGACCAATACATCCATCAGTCTGTGGCAAATCTCCAGAGCCTACGCGCATATCGGCGACGGCACCAATGCCCTGTTGTTTGCAGAACAGAATATCCGGCTCTGCAAGGCTGAAAAGCCGGACGGGTTCTATACTGCCTATGCATACGAATCGGCGGCACGGGCACATATCCTTTCAGGCAGCAAAGAAAAGGCGGCGGTACAAATCCGCCTGGCATTAAAAGCCATTCAAAATACCGCTGAAAAAGAAACCAATTCATTTTTCAATGACATCACCGAATTAAAGAAGTTGTTGTAGTATTTTTAAACCATGTATACCTTAAAGAGAACCACTTCGGACAACGCGGATTTCATCTGCCTCGTCCAACTACTGGATGCATACCTGAGCGGCGTTGACGGGGATGAACATGCCTTTTATGCGCAGTACAACAAGACCGATAGTCTTAAATATGTGGTGGTTTGCTATGCAGAAAACAAGGCAGTCGGCTGCCCGGTTACAGTCTCATTCCAAATTACGGACAATATGAAAAAATCGAGAACAGTGCCTGTATGAAGAAAGTAATCCTGCCGGAAACTTAATGAAAGCGTAACAGGATTATAAATGAAGGTTATACAACTGTGTTATTTCCGTCGGTGACAAAGCCTTGCTGTAAATGAACAAGTCATCTATGCTACCCTCCCAGAAAACGGAACCACCACGGGAACCAATAAATAATTTTTCATTCATGTCATCGATAGTGCCGGGGTGATTTATCGTTTCGGCCAATACTCCGTTGATAAAGACTTTAATATCCGTTCCGTCATAGATGCCTGCATAGTGCGTCCATTCATCTGCGGTATATTCTCCGTAAGCACTCTCTGTACCAGGAATGGATATTGCCAGAGAAACCTTGGGATTATTATTACCGACAAGGAAATCACTGCAACCTATAAAGAAGTTTAAGGCGCCCGTTTGTTTGGTTTTGAACCAGAAAGCAATACTGACGGCATTTCCCGATTTGAATGACTTTTTATCAAAAACTACTTTTTGGTCAACACCATTAAAGCTAATCGCCTTATTGGATTTTCCAGTTACAAAAGACGGGGAACCGGTAGCCGCTCCATCCGGTGTAATTCCCTCTTCATCTTCGAGATTATCATCAAATCTGAAATAAGACACCAAACCGACAGTAGGGAATA
This sequence is a window from Sphingobacteriales bacterium. Protein-coding genes within it:
- a CDS encoding alkane 1-monooxygenase, encoding MAIHSTSVKKESYYFSVDAKYLFALLMPALALISVSLHGAWTFTAFLFTFGIVPFVEMLYNGTSENLSTEEEQSALKNFYFDMLVYLNIPLQFLLLVLFFNRLSNPETTTLEMIGMTLSVGIMCAIIGTNVGHELAHRPKKFEIILGKMLFATTLNMHFAVYHNKWHHRYVATPLDPATAKKGESLYAFFTRSIPGTYILSWKMEYKRLKKAGEGWFSMHNLMLRGQLIQLMMLLLIYLIWGKFALLGFLGSSFLGILIYEAGNYIEHYGMERKEVKDGVYERCMPCHSWNSNHVLGRIMLYELSRHSDHHYLASRKFQILRHFEESPQLPAGYPGAILMAAIPSLWYKKIHPLLELNKRN
- a CDS encoding exo-alpha-sialidase, coding for MKTKDGKYRIQKSKLIFISLILLTTAIACKKENPEFTGCGEGSGVTDVHLMEKTYKENMIFKAGSDGYHTYRIPSIIKTNSGTLIAFCEGRKNNSEDYGDIDLVAKRSTDNGMTWSSLIVIWDDGNSTCGNPTPVVDYNTGTIWLFMSWNSGVKNQNGNNGFSKIDTYGDRRLFSITSTDDGITWTDLTDRTLDLTPVTYTWDAVGPGNGIQLTQGPYKGRLMIPACGRTIYSDDHGTSWQYKLINEGTCEGCIVELCDETLMRNDRSAGLYRDQKSRLVSISKDFGITWSPWEIQSKLPDPICQASIIRYDESYPTRLVFINPNTSGPLRINMTVQISYDNGNTWPVKRLLQSWIGGYSCLCKTQDNNIASLQEYGGLDAHLGTTVSIVYRGFNLSWIINGKPEPVL
- a CDS encoding LamG domain-containing protein; this encodes MKKNYFILLTVLSLTVMSCKKSGTDEVFPTVGLVSYFRFDDNLEDEEGITPDGAATGSPSFVTGKSNKAISFNGVDQKVVFDKKSFKSGNAVSIAFWFKTKQTGALNFFIGCSDFLVGNNNPKVSLAISIPGTESAYGEYTADEWTHYAGIYDGTDIKVFINGVLAETINHPGTIDDMNEKLFIGSRGGSVFWEGSIDDLFIYSKALSPTEITQLYNLHL